The following proteins are encoded in a genomic region of Natronorubrum halophilum:
- a CDS encoding phosphatase PAP2 family protein: MSRGIGVTETLRETLPEWTAPLFELAALGGDLLLIVPVLGLLYVTSVFVSLRRSTDAGEGPLCSDRSAFVIAVVFGGLALIVLLKAALSLPRPPAELHAVSPSEYGFPSGHTMAATIFWGAIALWSTIGRQRARFAVAAAVVSLVGLSRLALGVHYLVDVVASIAFGLVYLAVVAGIANGRPGRAFVIAIAIAGIAVLVGGEHSRALLALAGSVGVGTSWWVLERASVRRRPVRTVERGLSG, encoded by the coding sequence ATGAGTCGCGGTATTGGAGTCACCGAGACGCTCCGGGAGACGCTTCCGGAGTGGACCGCTCCGCTCTTCGAGCTGGCTGCACTCGGTGGCGACCTGCTGTTGATCGTCCCCGTTCTGGGGCTGCTGTACGTGACGAGCGTCTTCGTTTCGTTGCGACGGTCGACGGACGCCGGGGAGGGCCCGCTGTGTTCGGACCGGTCGGCGTTCGTGATCGCGGTCGTCTTCGGCGGATTGGCGCTCATCGTACTCCTGAAGGCGGCGCTCTCGCTGCCGCGCCCGCCCGCGGAACTACACGCCGTCTCACCCAGCGAGTACGGCTTCCCCAGCGGCCACACGATGGCCGCGACGATCTTCTGGGGGGCGATCGCGCTGTGGTCGACGATCGGGCGGCAACGCGCTCGGTTCGCCGTCGCCGCGGCGGTCGTCTCGCTCGTCGGTCTCTCCCGACTCGCCCTCGGCGTCCATTATCTCGTCGACGTCGTCGCATCGATCGCGTTCGGGCTGGTGTACCTCGCAGTGGTCGCGGGGATCGCGAACGGACGTCCCGGTCGAGCGTTCGTCATCGCCATCGCAATCGCAGGAATCGCGGTGCTCGTCGGCGGTGAACACAGCCGGGCACTCCTCGCGCTCGCGGGATCCGTCGGTGTCGGGACCAGCTGGTGGGTCCTCGAGCGAGCATCCGTTCGCCGCCGGCCCGTCCGAACGGTCGAACGGGGGCTGTCGGGATAG